A region of Kineococcus rhizosphaerae DNA encodes the following proteins:
- the nth gene encoding endonuclease III, which produces METQLARTRRARRVHRVLAERYPDAHCELDFTTPFELLVATVLSAQCTDARVNLVTPALFARYPDATHLAAADRAELEGLVQPTGFFRAKADNLLKLAARLVAEHGGEVPARQRDLVQLAGVGRKTANVVLGDAFGVPGLTVDTHVGRLSRRLGFTMHEDPVKVEADLAELIARKDWTMFNHRMIFHGRRTCHSRRPACGACPVLRLCPSGGIGENDPVKAAALVKGPVAPMTVDV; this is translated from the coding sequence GTGGAGACGCAGCTGGCCCGCACCCGCCGCGCCCGGCGCGTCCACCGGGTGCTCGCCGAGCGGTACCCCGACGCGCACTGCGAGCTCGACTTCACGACGCCGTTCGAGCTGCTCGTCGCGACGGTCCTGTCGGCGCAGTGCACCGACGCGCGCGTCAACCTCGTCACCCCGGCGCTGTTCGCGCGGTACCCGGACGCGACGCACCTGGCGGCCGCGGACCGCGCGGAGCTGGAAGGGCTGGTCCAGCCGACGGGCTTCTTCCGCGCCAAGGCCGACAACCTGCTGAAGCTGGCGGCCCGGCTCGTCGCCGAGCACGGCGGCGAGGTCCCCGCCCGCCAGCGCGACCTCGTGCAGCTGGCCGGGGTGGGGCGCAAGACGGCGAACGTCGTGCTCGGGGACGCGTTCGGGGTGCCGGGGCTGACGGTCGACACGCACGTGGGGCGGTTGTCGCGCCGGCTCGGCTTCACGATGCACGAGGACCCGGTGAAGGTGGAGGCCGACCTCGCGGAGCTCATCGCGCGCAAGGACTGGACGATGTTCAACCACCGGATGATCTTCCACGGCCGCCGCACGTGCCACAGCCGCCGGCCGGCGTGCGGGGCGTGCCCGGTCCTGCGGCTGTGCCCCTCGGGCGGGATCGGGGAGAACGACCCGGTGAAGGCGGCGGCGCTGGTCAAGGGGCCGGTGGCCCCGATGACGGTGGACGTGTGA